In Acidimicrobiia bacterium, a genomic segment contains:
- a CDS encoding SRPBCC family protein, whose product MDVSKYRHEGSIAIDRSPHDVYALVSDVTRIGELSPVCASSAWTDPARVGNEGAWFTGHNVIGDLSWDTQCEVVAAQPGREFAWINHGPAGDVALVRWGYRFQPAGTGTTVTESWQILPAYPDFVGGRDPNMDVAKRMDGMADLARTGIDQTLANLKRIAEA is encoded by the coding sequence ATGGACGTCTCGAAATACCGGCACGAGGGCTCGATCGCGATCGACCGGTCGCCCCACGACGTGTACGCGCTCGTCAGCGATGTGACGCGTATCGGCGAGCTCAGCCCCGTCTGCGCGTCGTCGGCGTGGACCGATCCCGCGCGGGTGGGCAACGAGGGCGCGTGGTTCACGGGGCACAACGTGATCGGCGACCTGTCGTGGGACACGCAGTGCGAGGTCGTCGCCGCGCAGCCCGGGCGTGAGTTCGCGTGGATCAACCACGGTCCCGCGGGCGACGTCGCACTCGTTCGGTGGGGCTACCGCTTCCAGCCCGCCGGTACGGGAACCACGGTGACGGAGTCGTGGCAGATCCTGCCCGCGTACCCCGACTTCGTCGGCGGACGCGATCCGAACATGGACGTCGCGAAGCGCATGGACGGCATGGCCGACCTCGCGCGCACGGGCATCGATCAGACGCTCGCGAACCTGAAGCGCATCGCCGAAGCCTGA
- a CDS encoding fructosamine kinase family protein, whose protein sequence is MDDALRATIERALGSAIVDARRVHGGDVAVAYAVALDDGRRVFAKTHPSAPPNFFTTEAAGLAWLREPAVIPVPEVLAVSDAPPNHLVLEWIDEGGRASNDDAEAALGTALATLHAAGAPAFGREDRRSTGSRGLPNEPAATWAEFYRDNRLLPLARLARDANALPGSAIAQLERVAAHLEDHGAADEPPARLHGDLWAGNRLVDGRGRSWLIDPAAHGGHREFDLAMMRLFGGFGARCFDAYDAAWPLETGWQDRVTLHQIAPLVVHAIKFGGSYVAAAQRAIATYA, encoded by the coding sequence ATGGACGACGCACTGCGCGCCACGATCGAGCGCGCGCTCGGGAGTGCGATCGTCGACGCGCGGCGCGTGCACGGCGGCGATGTCGCGGTCGCGTACGCGGTCGCGCTCGACGACGGCCGGCGCGTCTTCGCGAAGACGCATCCGAGCGCCCCGCCGAACTTCTTCACGACCGAGGCCGCGGGGCTCGCGTGGCTTCGCGAGCCCGCGGTGATCCCCGTTCCCGAAGTGCTCGCGGTGTCGGACGCGCCGCCGAACCACCTCGTGCTGGAATGGATCGACGAAGGCGGCCGCGCGTCGAACGACGACGCCGAAGCCGCGCTCGGTACCGCGCTCGCGACACTGCACGCGGCCGGCGCGCCGGCGTTCGGGCGCGAGGACCGTCGCAGCACCGGCAGCCGCGGCCTGCCCAACGAGCCGGCCGCGACGTGGGCCGAGTTCTACCGGGACAATCGGCTGCTCCCACTGGCCCGACTCGCACGCGACGCAAACGCGCTGCCGGGGTCGGCGATCGCGCAGCTCGAACGAGTCGCCGCGCACCTCGAAGACCACGGCGCCGCCGACGAGCCGCCCGCGCGGTTGCACGGCGATCTCTGGGCCGGCAATCGGCTCGTCGACGGGCGCGGTCGCAGTTGGCTCATCGATCCCGCGGCGCACGGCGGTCACCGCGAGTTCGACCTCGCGATGATGCGGTTGTTCGGCGGTTTCGGCGCGCGCTGCTTCGACGCCTACGACGCCGCGTGGCCGCTCGAGACCGGCTGGCAAGACCGCGTCACGCTCCACCAGATCGCGCCGCTCGTCGTGCATGCGATCAAGTTCGGCGGCAGTTATGTGGCCGCCGCGCAGCGCGCGATCGCGACGTACGCCTGA
- a CDS encoding DUF4326 domain-containing protein, with translation MPRRYQRSRRKGARLPEGVVVVTRPTKWGNPHPLSLGRAEAVRLYEADLQAGRLTISIDEVRAELRGRDLACYCPLDGPCHADVLLQIANH, from the coding sequence GTGCCGCGCCGATACCAACGTTCGCGTCGAAAGGGTGCGCGACTGCCCGAGGGTGTCGTCGTCGTGACCCGTCCCACGAAGTGGGGCAACCCGCATCCGCTGTCGCTCGGCCGGGCCGAAGCCGTGCGGCTCTACGAAGCCGACCTGCAAGCCGGTCGGCTCACGATCTCGATCGACGAGGTCCGCGCCGAGCTGCGCGGCCGCGACCTTGCGTGTTACTGCCCGCTCGACGGGCCCTGCCACGCCGACGTGCTGTTGCAGATCGCGAACCATTGA